In Nicotiana tabacum cultivar K326 chromosome 21, ASM71507v2, whole genome shotgun sequence, one DNA window encodes the following:
- the LOC107767689 gene encoding uncharacterized protein LOC107767689, producing the protein MAAEEEILRLFDTCWFEQKIFRFSANVTTKEVQENTHEIQESANLLMGRSQSDYCLSLDNTSFSPLGNSPTSVIITHNRIQEPIKGSDKQKRRRIKRGVVKGIRIRRSSSDLELEELKGFMDLGFEFSEEDKNSRLVTIIPGLEKWGKRAEEIVENSKKRDVNSRPYLSEAWEILEKGKMSKKLLKWRFPALHNEINMKDNLRVWAQTVASTFR; encoded by the coding sequence ATGGCGGCTGAAGAAGAAATCCTAAGGCTCTTTGATACTTGTTGGTTTGAACAAAAAATATTCAGATTTTCAGCTAATGTAACAACCAAGGAAGTTCAAGAAAATACTCATGAAATTCAAGAATCAGCAAATCTCTTAATGGGAAGATCACAAAGTGATTACTGTTTAAGCTTGGATAATACAAGTTTTAGTCCACTTGGGAATTCTCCAACTTCTGTGATTATCACACATAATAGAATTCAAGAACCAATAAAAGGTAGTGACAAGCAGAAGAGGAGAAGGATTAAAAGAGGAGTTGTTAAGGGAATTCGAATTCGGAGAAGCTCATCGGATCTTGAACTTGAGGAATTAAAAGGGTTTATGGATTTGGGATTTGAGTTTAGTGAAGAGGATAAAAATTCAAGATTAGTTACAATTATTCCTGGATTAGAGAAATGGGGAAAGAGGGCAGAGGAAATTGTAGAAAATAGTAAAAAGAGGGATGTGAATTCAAGGCCTTATCTTTCTGAAGCATGGGAGATTCTTGAAAAAGGAAAGATGAGTAAGAAACTGTTGAAGTGGAGATTTCCAGCTTTGCATAATGAGATCAATATGAAAGACAATCTCAGAGTTTGGGCTCAAACTGTTGCATCAACTTTCAGATAA